Proteins from one Deinococcus radiopugnans ATCC 19172 genomic window:
- a CDS encoding Ig-like domain-containing protein — MFNFSSVRRPATIALALTASIAIVACNPAPTPKPAATVTAVTVTATPATIKVGGTTTVKPVATGTNTPAQTFTFKSSNDAVASVSTAGVVTGKSVGTADITATSTVNTTKSATIKITVEPADTNPGTRPTVKINFAPATSPVAGYETNSGAAYTAASMTGWITEESVGSATPVPLDMSDNVRPTSGVVAAPGAEPAQLTQINMQCGSPTSGNTCFTGTKTAGAFEYKMADGKYKVTVSVGDASASTNANNTNSEHTINVEGVNLINKFIPTQTNLFQKATKEVTVTGGVMTLDAKGGKNTKINYIILEPVN; from the coding sequence ATGTTTAACTTTTCTTCTGTCCGCCGCCCCGCCACCATCGCCCTGGCCCTGACCGCTTCTATCGCCATCGTGGCTTGTAACCCGGCGCCCACGCCTAAGCCAGCAGCCACCGTGACTGCGGTCACTGTTACGGCGACACCTGCCACCATCAAGGTTGGCGGAACCACCACGGTCAAGCCAGTGGCTACCGGGACCAACACCCCTGCTCAGACCTTTACGTTCAAGAGCAGCAATGATGCAGTGGCTTCTGTGAGCACTGCTGGCGTGGTGACCGGTAAGTCGGTGGGCACGGCTGACATCACCGCCACCTCCACTGTGAACACTACGAAGTCCGCCACAATCAAAATTACTGTTGAGCCCGCCGATACGAACCCTGGCACCCGCCCAACGGTCAAGATCAACTTCGCGCCTGCCACTTCTCCGGTGGCCGGTTACGAGACCAACTCTGGCGCTGCCTACACCGCCGCCAGCATGACCGGCTGGATCACAGAAGAGAGCGTTGGATCAGCGACCCCTGTTCCTCTGGATATGTCTGACAACGTCCGTCCCACCTCTGGGGTTGTGGCTGCGCCCGGAGCGGAGCCCGCCCAGCTTACCCAGATCAACATGCAGTGCGGCTCACCCACTTCGGGCAACACGTGCTTCACGGGCACTAAGACTGCTGGCGCCTTCGAGTACAAGATGGCTGACGGCAAGTACAAAGTGACCGTCAGCGTGGGTGACGCAAGTGCTAGCACAAACGCGAACAATACGAACAGCGAGCACACCATCAACGTTGAAGGCGTGAACCTGATCAACAAGTTCATTCCCACTCAGACCAACTTGTTCCAGAAGGCCACCAAGGAAGTCACCGTCACCGGCGGCGTGATGACCCTTGACGCCAAGGGTGGCAAGAACACCAAGATCAACTACATCATCCTCGAGCCGGTGAACTAA
- a CDS encoding aminopeptidase: MSLTFEEKLQNYARLAVRVGLGLREGQRVLVQAPVDTAPLARAVVREAYAAGASFVDVRWDDDDVVLARFELAPDGTFDTISRWRVDAETETANAGGAVIAIRATNPNLLGGVDAERVTTHQRALAAYRKPYTEQVMTNRLNWNLISAPVPAWAELMFPDSSADEAVEKQWDAIFAATRADQPDPVAAWQEHLANLKRRREVLNAKQYAALHFRGGETDLTVGLAEGHLWGGGAADTPGGITFTANIPTEEVWTAPHRERVDGVVVSTKPLSYNGTLLDGIRVEFKDGRVVSAAAKRGQATLEQLIDTDEGSHRLGEVALVPNSSPISRSGLFFFNTLYDENAASHIAIGNAYRFNVQGGVDMNVEDFNARGGNDSLTHVDWMIGSGEMDVDGIGKDGSREPVMRAGEFVI; this comes from the coding sequence ATGAGTCTGACATTCGAGGAGAAGTTGCAGAATTACGCTCGGCTGGCCGTGCGCGTCGGCCTGGGCCTGCGTGAGGGCCAGCGCGTGCTGGTGCAGGCCCCGGTGGACACTGCGCCGCTGGCCCGCGCGGTGGTGCGTGAGGCCTACGCGGCAGGCGCGTCCTTCGTGGACGTGCGCTGGGACGACGACGACGTGGTGCTGGCCCGCTTCGAGCTGGCCCCCGACGGCACCTTCGACACCATCAGCCGGTGGCGGGTGGACGCCGAGACCGAAACCGCGAACGCGGGCGGCGCGGTGATCGCCATTCGCGCGACCAACCCCAACCTGCTGGGCGGCGTGGACGCCGAGCGGGTCACCACCCACCAGCGGGCGCTGGCCGCCTACCGCAAGCCGTACACCGAGCAGGTCATGACCAACCGCCTGAACTGGAACCTGATCAGCGCCCCGGTGCCTGCCTGGGCCGAGCTGATGTTCCCCGACTCGTCTGCCGACGAGGCTGTGGAGAAGCAGTGGGACGCCATCTTCGCGGCCACCCGCGCCGACCAGCCGGACCCTGTGGCGGCGTGGCAGGAGCATCTGGCGAACCTCAAGCGCCGCCGCGAGGTGCTGAACGCCAAGCAGTACGCGGCCCTGCATTTCAGGGGCGGCGAAACCGATCTGACCGTGGGCCTGGCCGAGGGGCACCTGTGGGGTGGCGGCGCGGCGGACACCCCCGGCGGCATCACCTTCACCGCCAACATTCCCACCGAGGAGGTCTGGACCGCCCCGCACCGCGAGCGCGTGGACGGCGTGGTGGTCAGCACCAAGCCGCTGTCGTACAACGGCACGCTGCTGGACGGCATCCGGGTGGAATTCAAGGATGGGCGCGTCGTCAGCGCCGCCGCGAAGCGGGGTCAGGCCACCCTGGAGCAGTTGATCGACACCGATGAGGGCAGCCACCGGCTGGGCGAGGTGGCGCTGGTGCCGAACAGCAGCCCGATTTCCAGGTCCGGCCTGTTCTTCTTCAACACGCTGTACGACGAGAACGCGGCCAGCCACATCGCCATCGGCAACGCCTACCGCTTCAACGTGCAGGGTGGCGTGGACATGAACGTGGAGGACTTCAACGCCAGGGGCGGCAACGACAGCCTGACCCACGTGGACTGGATGATCGGCAGCGGCGAGATGGACGTGGACGGCATCGGCAAGGACGGCAGCCGCGAGCCGGTGATGCGGGCGGGTGAGTTCGTGATCTAG
- the cobA gene encoding uroporphyrinogen-III C-methyltransferase codes for MTQASTTSRAFVSLIGAGPGDPGLLTLRGQHALQHADVVLFDYLANPELLRWCPDARTVYVGKKGFSEYITQEQINALIVQTAQENGGQRVARLKGGDVFVFGRGGEEAEACAEAGIPFEIVPGVTSAIAAPAYAGIPVTHRSVARSFAVLTGNTREGGAQYERLSGVDTLLLLMGVRNLDSIAAELIAAGRDPQTPAATVQWGTTHQQRVATGTLETIAQAVREAGLEAPAVTVVGEVVKLRDTLRWFDNMPGFGGPLSGKTVAVTRTRDGASALSDVLRARGADVLEVPLIRFEAASDGGEAALGALRDGAGWLLLTSNQAVTALFALLDTAGLDARALAHLNIAAVGPSTARSLAERGVRADFVPSTPGARHLAAELPLQPGEAALHLTSQLAEDELQKGLEARGIVYTRAELYRTEAAAPDLNKLERLKNAAVITLASGSAARHLAALADADFNPLNMPVAAMGPQTADAARDAGFTRVTVAETASLDALADAAERAVVDAAG; via the coding sequence ATGACTCAGGCTTCCACCACTTCCCGCGCTTTCGTCTCCCTGATCGGGGCCGGGCCGGGCGATCCCGGCCTGCTCACCCTGCGCGGCCAGCATGCCCTTCAGCACGCCGACGTGGTGCTGTTCGACTACCTCGCCAACCCTGAGCTGCTGCGCTGGTGCCCGGACGCCCGCACCGTGTACGTGGGCAAAAAAGGATTCAGCGAGTACATCACCCAGGAGCAGATCAACGCGCTGATCGTGCAGACGGCGCAGGAGAACGGCGGCCAGCGCGTGGCGCGTCTTAAGGGCGGCGACGTGTTCGTTTTTGGGCGCGGCGGCGAGGAGGCCGAGGCCTGCGCGGAGGCCGGGATTCCCTTCGAGATCGTCCCTGGCGTGACCAGCGCCATCGCCGCCCCGGCCTACGCCGGCATTCCCGTCACGCACCGCAGCGTGGCCCGCTCGTTCGCCGTGCTGACCGGCAACACCCGCGAGGGCGGCGCACAGTACGAGCGGCTGTCGGGCGTGGACACCCTGCTGCTTCTGATGGGCGTGCGGAATCTGGACAGCATCGCTGCCGAGCTGATCGCCGCCGGACGTGATCCGCAGACCCCCGCCGCCACCGTGCAGTGGGGCACCACCCACCAGCAGCGCGTGGCGACGGGCACGCTGGAGACCATCGCCCAGGCGGTCAGGGAGGCTGGCCTGGAAGCCCCCGCCGTGACCGTGGTGGGCGAGGTGGTCAAGCTGCGGGACACCCTGCGCTGGTTCGACAATATGCCGGGCTTCGGCGGCCCCCTGAGCGGCAAAACGGTGGCGGTGACCCGCACCCGTGATGGGGCCAGCGCCCTGAGTGACGTGCTGCGGGCGCGCGGCGCGGACGTGCTGGAGGTGCCGCTGATCCGCTTCGAGGCGGCCTCCGATGGGGGAGAGGCGGCCCTGGGCGCCCTGCGGGACGGCGCGGGGTGGCTGCTGCTGACCAGCAATCAGGCGGTCACGGCACTGTTCGCGCTGCTGGACACGGCGGGGCTGGACGCCCGCGCCCTGGCTCACCTGAATATCGCTGCCGTCGGCCCCAGCACCGCGCGCAGTCTGGCCGAACGCGGCGTGCGCGCCGACTTTGTGCCGTCCACCCCCGGCGCCCGTCATCTGGCCGCCGAACTGCCTTTACAGCCGGGCGAAGCGGCCCTGCACCTGACCTCCCAGCTGGCCGAGGACGAGTTGCAAAAGGGCCTGGAGGCGCGCGGCATCGTCTATACGCGGGCCGAGCTGTACCGCACCGAGGCCGCTGCGCCCGACCTGAACAAGCTGGAGCGCCTGAAGAACGCCGCCGTTATCACCCTGGCCTCGGGCAGCGCGGCGCGCCATCTGGCGGCCCTGGCCGACGCGGACTTCAATCCGCTGAACATGCCTGTGGCCGCCATGGGACCGCAGACCGCCGACGCCGCCCGCGACGCCGGGTTCACCCGCGTGACGGTGGCCGAGACCGCCAGTCTGGACGCTCTGGCCGACGCGGCGGAACGGGCGGTGGTGGACGCCGCAGGCTAA
- the abc-f gene encoding ribosomal protection-like ABC-F family protein → MLVAVQDAIKDYGPATVLSEVTFAVRGGDRIGLVGRNGAGKTTLLRLLTGQILPDGGSVRRAPGVRVRSLQQDPVFEKHSTVDSVLNAAFHDLDELEAELDRAAQAMGAGTPESILRHEEILEHYVRRGGFERRSRKDAVTLAFGFRGREGTLAESLSGGERTRLGLAALLVENPDVLLLDEPTNHLDIVMVEWLENFLGRYPGAVLVISHDRTFLDRVTNETAHLRGGTLRTYPGNYSAFRAALDAELEQQAARAVQDARQIASLQSSADRMKIWGLGMSKLARRAAAMQKRVDRMQARATAAPPPEERSARITFHAPGSGDIVLDARHLTRRIPVEGGQTRLLFEDVNVQVRRGERVAIIGRNGAGKTTLLRTLLGLEQSDDSRGKVLTGARVGVGYYDQALRGVSPDQTLYDVAREYVQKDPQAHDLLGTFMFPYDQHDKPARILSGGERARLALLKLAQEDRNLLVMDEPTNHLDMEMVEALEIALEDFDGTLLMVSHDRAFIEGLADRIWLIEDGVFYEYPGWEDYRAKHRTLAELEAEEQREAAQAEAKAAPRVTAPKGKGLWHLKREVEAIEADIARLETELEAAHAALSSAPPGADFTELGQTAHDLELALERKMEEWGEKGAEVEDKEG, encoded by the coding sequence GTGCTTGTTGCTGTGCAGGACGCCATCAAAGATTACGGTCCCGCCACCGTACTTTCAGAGGTCACTTTTGCCGTCAGGGGCGGCGACCGCATCGGTCTGGTGGGCCGCAACGGGGCGGGCAAGACCACGCTGCTGCGCCTGCTGACCGGTCAGATCCTGCCGGACGGTGGCAGCGTGCGCCGCGCGCCAGGGGTACGGGTGCGCTCGTTGCAACAGGACCCGGTCTTTGAAAAGCATTCGACGGTGGACAGCGTGCTGAACGCTGCCTTCCACGATCTGGACGAGCTAGAGGCCGAATTGGACCGGGCCGCGCAGGCCATGGGTGCCGGAACGCCCGAGAGCATCCTGAGACACGAGGAGATTCTGGAGCACTACGTCCGGCGCGGCGGCTTCGAGCGCCGCAGCCGCAAGGACGCCGTGACGCTGGCCTTCGGGTTCCGGGGCCGCGAGGGCACGCTGGCCGAGAGCCTCAGCGGCGGCGAGCGCACCCGCCTGGGGCTGGCGGCGCTGCTGGTGGAAAACCCGGACGTGCTGCTGCTGGACGAACCGACCAACCACCTGGACATCGTGATGGTGGAGTGGCTGGAAAATTTCCTGGGCCGCTACCCCGGCGCGGTGCTGGTGATCAGCCACGACCGGACTTTTCTGGACCGCGTGACCAACGAAACCGCCCACCTGCGCGGCGGCACGCTGCGGACCTACCCCGGCAACTACAGCGCGTTCCGCGCCGCGCTGGACGCCGAACTGGAGCAGCAGGCCGCCCGCGCCGTGCAGGACGCCCGCCAGATCGCCAGTCTGCAGAGCAGCGCCGACCGCATGAAGATCTGGGGCCTGGGCATGAGCAAACTGGCCCGGCGCGCGGCGGCCATGCAAAAACGCGTGGACCGCATGCAGGCCCGTGCCACCGCCGCCCCGCCGCCGGAGGAGCGCAGCGCCCGCATCACCTTCCACGCGCCCGGCAGCGGCGACATCGTGCTGGACGCGCGCCATCTGACGCGGCGGATTCCCGTCGAGGGCGGGCAGACCCGCCTGCTGTTCGAGGACGTGAACGTGCAGGTGCGCCGGGGCGAGCGCGTTGCCATCATCGGGCGCAACGGGGCGGGCAAGACCACGCTGCTGCGGACGCTGCTGGGCCTGGAACAGAGCGACGATTCACGCGGCAAGGTGCTGACCGGCGCACGGGTGGGCGTGGGCTACTACGATCAGGCGCTGCGCGGCGTCTCGCCCGATCAGACCCTCTACGACGTGGCCCGCGAATACGTGCAGAAAGACCCACAGGCCCACGATCTGCTGGGCACCTTCATGTTCCCCTATGACCAGCACGACAAGCCCGCCCGCATCCTCTCCGGCGGCGAGCGGGCGCGGCTGGCGCTGCTGAAGCTGGCGCAGGAGGACCGCAACCTGCTGGTGATGGACGAGCCGACCAACCACCTGGACATGGAAATGGTGGAGGCCCTGGAAATCGCCCTGGAGGATTTTGACGGCACGCTGCTGATGGTCAGCCACGACCGCGCCTTTATTGAGGGACTGGCCGACCGCATCTGGCTGATCGAGGACGGCGTGTTCTACGAGTACCCCGGCTGGGAGGACTACCGTGCCAAGCACCGCACCCTGGCCGAACTGGAGGCCGAGGAGCAGCGGGAAGCGGCACAGGCCGAGGCAAAGGCGGCGCCCAGGGTTACGGCCCCGAAAGGCAAGGGGCTGTGGCATCTGAAGCGCGAGGTGGAGGCCATCGAGGCCGACATCGCCCGCCTGGAAACCGAACTGGAAGCCGCCCATGCTGCGCTGAGCAGCGCCCCCCCCGGCGCCGACTTCACCGAGCTGGGCCAGACCGCGCACGACCTGGAACTGGCCCTGGAACGCAAGATGGAAGAGTGGGGCGAAAAGGGCGCGGAGGTTGAGGATAAGGAGGGCTGA
- a CDS encoding MDR family MFS transporter: MTPPPTAAAPASSAQAALDQARKLATVGLILGVFLNALESSVVASAMPSVIQDLRGEALYALPFAAYLLTSTVSSPLWGRGSDIVGRKKLYLAGMALFLLGSVLCGAAQNMGWLIGARALQGLGAGALLSIALTIVGELYTLEQRGRVQAFFSGVWGISGLVGPLLGGWLTETWSWRWTFFVSLPFGVAAFWMVARYLRQSGERQRAKLDWAGAALFTAGSGLLIWGLELKQWWVVGAGVLILAGALWVESRHPAPLLPMSALREKIPLVAFAGNLLAGAAYFGVIAYLPLYAQGVTGRGATAAGAILTPALVGWTLASILAAQLMKRIPLARISQLGFAVLVVVFAALTFTVHSPLWVTSALGFVVGSGMGFSMLTLLLSAQGAAGKGELGAVTSGVLFARQMGGALGVTVMALLIGEAAIANGGAALAEGLRSAYFLGLGLVAAAFVFTLTLRAGSPAEKGSPTTP; encoded by the coding sequence GTGACTCCGCCGCCCACCGCCGCTGCCCCCGCCTCTTCCGCTCAGGCCGCGCTGGACCAGGCCCGCAAGCTGGCAACCGTGGGCCTGATCCTGGGGGTCTTCCTGAACGCGCTGGAATCCAGCGTGGTTGCCAGCGCCATGCCCAGCGTGATTCAGGACCTGCGCGGGGAGGCGCTGTACGCCCTGCCCTTCGCGGCGTACCTGCTGACCAGCACCGTGTCCAGCCCATTGTGGGGGCGAGGTTCGGACATCGTGGGGCGCAAGAAGCTGTACCTGGCAGGCATGGCGCTGTTCCTGCTGGGCAGCGTGCTGTGCGGGGCGGCACAGAACATGGGCTGGCTGATCGGCGCGCGGGCCTTGCAGGGGCTGGGGGCGGGGGCGCTGCTGTCCATCGCGCTGACCATCGTGGGCGAGCTGTACACCCTGGAGCAGCGCGGACGGGTGCAGGCCTTCTTCAGCGGCGTGTGGGGCATCAGCGGGCTGGTGGGGCCGCTGCTGGGCGGCTGGCTGACCGAGACTTGGTCCTGGCGCTGGACCTTTTTCGTGTCGTTGCCGTTCGGGGTGGCCGCGTTCTGGATGGTGGCCCGTTACCTGCGCCAGTCGGGCGAGCGGCAGCGGGCGAAACTGGACTGGGCGGGCGCGGCGCTGTTCACGGCGGGCAGCGGCCTGCTGATCTGGGGGCTGGAGCTCAAGCAGTGGTGGGTGGTGGGGGCGGGGGTGCTGATTCTGGCGGGCGCCCTGTGGGTGGAAAGCCGCCACCCGGCCCCCCTGCTGCCCATGTCGGCCCTGCGCGAGAAGATTCCGCTGGTGGCCTTTGCCGGAAACCTGCTGGCGGGGGCGGCGTACTTCGGCGTGATCGCCTACCTGCCGCTGTATGCCCAGGGCGTGACGGGCCGGGGCGCGACGGCAGCGGGCGCGATCCTGACCCCGGCGCTGGTGGGCTGGACCCTGGCGAGCATCCTGGCCGCGCAACTGATGAAGCGCATCCCGCTGGCCCGCATCTCGCAGCTGGGGTTTGCGGTGCTGGTGGTGGTTTTCGCCGCGCTGACCTTCACGGTCCACTCGCCGCTGTGGGTCACCTCCGCGCTGGGCTTCGTGGTCGGCAGTGGCATGGGCTTTTCCATGCTCACGCTGCTGCTGTCGGCGCAGGGCGCGGCGGGCAAGGGCGAGCTGGGGGCCGTGACCAGCGGCGTCCTGTTTGCCCGGCAGATGGGCGGGGCGCTGGGCGTGACCGTCATGGCCCTGCTGATCGGCGAGGCGGCCATCGCCAACGGCGGCGCGGCGCTGGCCGAGGGCCTGCGGTCCGCCTACTTCCTGGGACTGGGGTTGGTAGCGGCGGCCTTTGTCTTCACGCTGACCCTGCGGGCCGGTTCCCCAGCGGAGAAGGGCAGTCCAACGACGCCGTAA
- a CDS encoding carbonic anhydrase, translating into MTDSPVPQTTEPSTAQLERRILDAIRRGASMADIAALRHHTEIQTPAGAIEALKDGNARFFSGKSGRPELDVNERRAQIMGQTPYAAILACSDSRVPVELVFDVGLGDLFVVRVAGNVVGESELGTLEYAIEHLDVHLVMVMGHESCGAVAAALLPPEQLAQEPANLQAIIQRISPSLEGLPRIRDKKARMREAVLNNVRHQVHALRQESVIQAAEGRGQIQVIGGYYEIGSGAVDFLIDDADLQP; encoded by the coding sequence ATGACCGATTCACCTGTTCCGCAGACCACCGAGCCGTCCACCGCCCAGCTGGAACGGCGCATCCTGGACGCCATCCGCCGGGGCGCCAGCATGGCGGACATCGCGGCCCTGCGCCACCACACCGAGATCCAGACGCCTGCCGGGGCCATCGAGGCCCTGAAAGACGGCAACGCCCGCTTCTTCAGCGGCAAGAGCGGACGGCCCGAGCTGGACGTCAACGAGCGCCGGGCGCAGATCATGGGCCAGACGCCCTACGCCGCGATCCTGGCGTGCAGCGACAGCCGCGTGCCGGTGGAGCTGGTGTTCGACGTGGGCCTGGGTGACCTGTTCGTGGTGCGGGTGGCGGGCAACGTGGTGGGCGAGAGCGAACTGGGCACGCTGGAATACGCCATCGAGCACCTGGACGTGCATCTGGTGATGGTGATGGGCCACGAGTCCTGCGGCGCGGTGGCCGCCGCCCTGCTGCCGCCCGAGCAGCTGGCGCAGGAGCCGGCCAACCTGCAGGCCATCATCCAGCGGATCTCTCCCAGCCTGGAGGGGCTGCCGCGCATCCGCGACAAGAAGGCCCGCATGCGCGAGGCGGTGCTGAACAACGTGCGCCACCAGGTGCACGCCCTGCGTCAGGAGTCGGTCATTCAGGCCGCCGAGGGCCGGGGCCAGATTCAGGTGATCGGCGGCTACTACGAAATCGGCAGCGGTGCGGTGGACTTCCTGATCGACGACGCGGATTTGCAGCCGTAA
- the rpmF gene encoding 50S ribosomal protein L32, whose protein sequence is MAKHPVPKKKTSKSKRDMRRSHHALTAPNLSECPQCHAKKLSHHICPSCGYYDGRQVLAV, encoded by the coding sequence ATGGCTAAACATCCCGTTCCCAAGAAGAAGACCAGCAAGAGCAAGCGCGACATGCGCCGCAGCCACCACGCGCTGACCGCCCCCAACCTGTCCGAGTGCCCCCAGTGCCACGCCAAGAAGCTGTCGCACCACATCTGCCCCAGCTGTGGGTACTACGATGGCCGTCAGGTGCTGGCCGTCTAA
- a CDS encoding FecR domain-containing protein, whose amino-acid sequence MVNTLPGGSVAPQGTQSRRPRGRGLAALALWFGLGSLGGAQTPPPAGASASGGGAPPSLLNAQGRVEISGPGGIWQAQSAATEITTRLRTGTGRAVLREGRQGQLIVGSASELRRYQDEADLLSGRFFLRGPVAVHVAGHHVVMDGPGQLRVDLGPIERRVAVIAGRLRIALRGQTVEVGAGQQVALDSGRFSAFRETDPWYAAQFRGLGAATVEAVRGPVRLLERGNTRLAGLGDDLTAGTALNTGADAWAEIGFSGGGYLRLNAQSELKVLSIERTSAGREVLLKLEKGTAWNVVEKGQGGYRIDTPVVSTAVRGTVFRVDASGLVKVFDGQVALPGQAAGPGGAEGVVGQDQQRGAGGGLLPLQLDAVDRFNIAQDAARAQPLTLALDLPGRSLQELALAARSLPDAQVTLTVAGQTLPLTGENGTFRLERLKTALPEGQYTVTVRAQRYGQTLTRRQTVTVDRTPPQLGNLSVTRVGRLLTVSGVVTDAGGSRVGLTLEVGGQRYRRWVDPRTGGRFSWSVPLPSPGASAQLTLQDSAGNRSHAQLP is encoded by the coding sequence ATGGTGAACACGCTTCCCGGTGGTTCTGTGGCCCCCCAGGGCACCCAGAGCAGGCGACCCCGGGGCCGAGGCCTTGCGGCGCTGGCCCTGTGGTTCGGCCTGGGTAGCCTGGGGGGCGCGCAGACACCGCCGCCTGCAGGAGCTTCCGCCTCCGGTGGGGGAGCGCCGCCCAGCCTGCTGAACGCGCAGGGCCGGGTGGAGATCAGTGGGCCGGGCGGCATCTGGCAGGCGCAGAGTGCCGCCACCGAGATCACCACCCGGCTGCGGACAGGCACGGGCCGGGCGGTCTTGCGGGAAGGCCGGCAGGGGCAGTTGATCGTTGGAAGCGCGTCCGAGTTGCGGCGTTACCAGGACGAGGCCGATCTGCTGTCGGGCCGGTTCTTTCTGCGGGGGCCGGTCGCCGTGCACGTTGCGGGCCATCATGTGGTGATGGACGGCCCAGGCCAGCTGCGGGTCGATCTGGGCCCCATCGAAAGGCGGGTCGCGGTGATCGCCGGACGTCTGCGTATTGCGCTGAGGGGCCAGACCGTCGAGGTGGGGGCGGGGCAGCAGGTGGCGCTGGACAGCGGCCGATTCAGCGCCTTTCGGGAGACTGACCCGTGGTACGCCGCGCAGTTCCGGGGGCTGGGCGCGGCCACCGTGGAGGCGGTGCGCGGTCCGGTCAGGCTGCTGGAACGCGGCAATACGCGGCTGGCGGGACTGGGGGATGATCTGACCGCCGGCACGGCGCTGAACACCGGAGCAGACGCCTGGGCCGAGATCGGCTTCAGCGGGGGCGGCTACCTGCGCCTGAATGCCCAGAGCGAACTGAAGGTGCTGAGCATCGAGCGCACCAGCGCGGGCCGTGAGGTGCTGTTGAAGCTGGAAAAGGGCACTGCCTGGAACGTGGTGGAAAAGGGCCAGGGCGGGTACCGCATCGACACGCCGGTGGTCAGTACAGCCGTGCGCGGCACCGTGTTCCGGGTGGACGCCAGCGGCCTGGTCAAGGTGTTTGACGGTCAGGTGGCGCTGCCCGGTCAGGCGGCGGGACCGGGGGGTGCGGAAGGGGTGGTCGGGCAGGACCAGCAGCGCGGCGCCGGTGGCGGGCTGCTGCCGCTGCAGCTCGACGCCGTGGACCGCTTCAACATCGCGCAGGACGCGGCGCGGGCGCAGCCTCTGACGCTGGCGCTGGACCTGCCGGGCCGCAGCCTGCAGGAGCTGGCGCTTGCCGCCCGCAGCCTGCCCGACGCGCAGGTCACGCTGACCGTCGCCGGACAGACCCTTCCCCTGACGGGGGAGAACGGCACCTTTCGCCTGGAGCGTCTGAAGACGGCGCTGCCCGAGGGCCAGTACACCGTGACCGTCCGCGCCCAGCGCTACGGGCAGACGCTGACGCGCCGGCAGACCGTCACGGTGGACCGCACGCCCCCGCAGCTGGGGAACCTGTCGGTGACGCGCGTGGGTCGCCTCCTGACCGTGAGCGGCGTGGTCACCGATGCCGGAGGTTCGCGCGTCGGCCTGACCCTGGAGGTGGGGGGGCAGCGGTACCGACGCTGGGTGGACCCCCGTACCGGTGGCCGCTTTTCCTGGTCGGTGCCGCTGCCTTCACCCGGCGCGTCGGCGCAGCTGACCCTGCAGGACAGCGCGGGCAACCGGAGCCATGCTCAGCTTCCCTGA